AGATTCCCAAAATGGATCAACTTCAGTCTCTCCATAATAATATCCCCCATAAATAGTTACTGACATATTTTTATCAATCTTAGGCATAGCATCTCCAATCCAATGATATACTTCTCCATCTAATGAAAGATACCCCTCTGGATGATTTCCAAAACATATATGTTTTAATAGTTCCATACATTCATTAAAATTTTCACTTTTTGCTATGTAAAAAACATTTTCATCTTCTTTACTGTTCAACTCACTTCCATCTCCAGTGGCAAATGCAAAAAGTTTCTCATCAACATCAGCAATGATAATCATTTCATTCAACTCGTCATCTTCATCCTGCATTTCTTTAAATTTTTTCAAAGCAAGCTTTATATGCTTTGTAAGTTCAGGAACTAAATGCTTATTTCCTACTTCAAAAAAAAGTTTTCCTAATTCATTAATTGATTTTTCACCATATTTTTCCATAATCTCCATATCATACCTCCATAAATAAATTTTGTAAACTATAAATATAGTAACATTTTTTTATAAAACATTTATTCTGACAATTATGATTTTAATTAAATATAAAAAATTTTACTTTTATAAATTTTTTTTACATATCATAATCTTTTTTGTCATCATCATATTTATACTGTTTATAAATAAAAAATATACCTATAACTAAAATAATAAAAACAGTTGCAGAGGATAAAACTATTAAAAGTGTTTTCACAAATACCTCCTTATAAATAACTAACTTTCAATTAATTATATCTAGTTGAATCTTTATATATTTCTCTTTGCTTTTTGTATTCTTTTGAAAGAAATCCTTTGGTTACTTTAATTTGAGGATTATTAATAAGTATTTTTTTTAAGAGAGTTTGAAACAAAGAAATTTTATTAGGCTCTAACATCACTTTTACCTTTTTACCATCATTTTTATAAAAATATATCATTAAAGCATTTTTATATTTTCGAAATACTTCATGTGTATGTATCCATATTACTAAATTGGTATTTAATTTTTCAAGTGAGAATCCCCTGTTTATTATAAGAAGATTCTCACGAAGCAATAAAGGAAGCGAATAAACAGCAAAATTAAGAGAAAGATTTTCTTTTTCTTCAGCAGTAAGAAGAGATTCAAAAATATCTTGATTTTTCCATATAGCTTTCCATGCAAAAAACCATACAAGACAGGCAAGAAAAACTACTATTGTAATAATAATAACAGCAAGAATTGCATCTTCTCGTCTTGATGGACCAACAAGTTCTACAGGGAATCTAGTAGCTTCTTTATAGAAAAGAACAGCAAAGATTATTTCTATACCTAGAAAGATTCCCCATACTAGAAATAAAGACAAGTATTTTATCATATTTTTCATAAAATTTTTCCCCTTTATAGTTTTCTATTCTTCTTCATTATCCTCAGATAAAGTTAGAATTTTTTGAAGATATTGTTGATTCACTTTACTGGCTTCATCTATAGCTTCTTTTAACTCATCTTCACCACCCCATATGCTTTCTATAATTTCATATATAGAATAACTGCTGATTTCACTATTTTCCAGTTCTTCTACAAATTTACTTAAAATATCAGGATTATTTAATCCATCAAAATTACTTCCCTTATAACCATGATTATTTGAATTAATTAAACAAGCAATAACTACAGGAATATTCTCAGAAGTTATGCCGAATTTATCTATATACTCTCCTACAAACCAGCTTGGACTAATAGAGTGTTCAGAATCATTTTGTTCCATAAATTCCTGTACTATATCACCATTTGAAATGTCAGCCAGCCCCAGAGCAAATACAGCATATCCTCCAACTGGAACAGCTTCCTCACTGTCTGCATCACTATAATAATCATATGAATCCATTATAGTATGCACATATTCTTTCATCAATGGGTAAAGTGCTGGATACTTGGCACAGTTATTCCAGAATATATTTGCTTTTGTCTTTTTTAAGTCAGGAATAGGAAGAAATTCTTTTATTTTAGAATTAAATTTTATGCTGTATTCATTAGGGAATCCAGCTTTAATTAGACGAATAATAAATTCAATCATAGCTTTATATGCTTCTTCACACTCTTCTTTTATTTTCAAATCTATTACTTTATCAATGTCATTTCCTAGGCAAGTTACATATTTATCTTTATATTGTACAGTATCAGCTGGAATCTGCCCTGTTCCAAATTTTAATATATTTTTAGCCTCTTTATAGCCCAGTTCACCAGCTTTTTTCAGATAATCTCGCCCATATTGTTTTTCATATTTATCAGTTCCATGTATCAGCATCATCATAGATAACCAGCAGGCAAGAGCCAGTTCTTCATCATTAGGAGTATGATTTTCATTTACCTGAGTAAGTATGGCAGCTCCATTGGCAAAACCATAAATTAGATCAGTCATAGTACTGCTGAATCTAGCTTTTTTGGCTTGTTCAACAAGAGCAGTAAAAAACTCTTTAAGATAGTCTTTGCCAAATTCTTCAAGAAAATCTTGTACAGCCACAGAGCATATTGGAACTAGAGAATTATCTATTTCAGTGATATCAGCAGTTTTATATTCTTCATTTTTTATAAAGTTATATATTAATTCCTTACGTTTATTTAGACGTTTTTCATCTCTAGCTGTTATTCTGGCTTGTTCCCATACCTGTCCCTGCATATGTGGAGCATCTGTAGGAAGAGGGTCACGAGAAACACTTAATGTCACAGTGATTCCAAAGGTAGCATTGTACAATCCTCCATAAGATTCATTATCTACTTTATTTTGCAGCCACTTCTGTATTGTAGGAACTATATCATTTTTAAATATTTCACTTGTCAAAAATTTTAAATCTATATCAGTTTGCTCTTTCATTCTGTGATGGGATACATGAATTCCATTAAATTCAAAAAAACATGTAATTTCATTACTTTCTTGAGTATTGTATTCAGGCTGAGCTTTATAATGATACCAAGAAAAATGAATTCCTTTAGACCAGCCGGGCATAAATTTATCCTTTGGTAATGTTTCTTTTTTCTCAATTGCTTCTCTGATTTCTTTTTCATGAAGTTCAAAGATTTCAATCATTTTGTCTGTTACTGCTTTTACCTTACCTTCCATTTGATCACTCTCCAATATTTTTTCTTCCCAAAGATGTATAGTGTATAATTGGGGATATACTACTACCTTTTATCATAATCTGTGATTGCATACAAGAAAGCTAAATGTTCAATTACGCGCTTTGTAGTTGCCAAAATCAACATAAAATTAGGAAGAAAGATAATTTTAATTCTTTTATAATTTTTTTTTATTTATTAAACAAAGTTAAAATGATTTATAATAAAAAATGCTATATAGAGATAGTACTTTATAAATAAATTTTTTTTATGTTTTATTTTTGAAAAATAAATTTGAAAATTTATCAATAATTTTTACAATAAAACAATAAATAAAACACTATATAATACTATCATATTATATTATTGTGCTATCATAAAATGTGGAGGTTTAGAAAATGAATAAAAAAATTGAAAAGAGACCAAGTTTTTTTGCAGCTATGTTTGTGTTCTTATTTTTGATATTTGCAATGGCAGCACAAATATTTATAATCAAAAACAATGATATAGCACATATTACACTTCTTGGGGTAACAGTAGTAACAGTAATTGTTGCATTTATTTCAGGTTTTACTTGGGAGGATATTCAGGCAGGAATAATGCATGGAGCTAATTTAGCTATGATACCAGCACTTATTTTAATATTAGTGGGAGTAGTTGTGGCAGCATGGATACCAGCAGGAACAATTCCATCAATTATTTATTATGGACTAAAAATTTTAAATCCCAAAATATTCCTATTTACAGTTTGTCTTATTTGCTGTATTGCTTCACTATCTACAGGAAGTTCATGGACTACAGGAGCAACAGTAGGAGTAGCATTTATGGGTATAGGTATGGGACTGAATATTCCACCAGCTATGACAGCAGGAGCAGTTATTTCTGGAGCAATATTTGGAGATAAGATGTCACCAATGTCTGACTCTACAAACTTAGCAGCAGCAGTAGCAGAAGCTGATTTATTTGATCATATTAAAAGTATGATGTACAGCACAGGACCAGCTATAATTATTTCTCTTATTTTATATTTTTTTCTTGGTATGAAATTTAGTGGAGATATTGATTCCTCACAGATAGATTTAATAACAACAGGATTAAAAGAAAATTATTTTATAAGTCCAATAGCATTTTTACCAATGGTAATTGTAATAATATTAGCTGTAAAAAAAGTAAATGGGTTAGCAGTAATGGCAATAGCTGGTTTGTTAGGAGGATTTTTTGCTATAACATTTGGGGGATATGGAATAGGAGAGATAATGAATGCTATGGATTTCGGCTTTGTATCTAAAACAGGAATAGGGGAGGTAGACAGACTTCTTTCAAGAGGTGGAATGCAGAGTATGATGTGGACAACTTCACTTGGTTTGATAGCATTGAGTTTAGGAGGATTATTTGAAAAAACATATATATTAGATGTACTTCTTGGCAGATTAAAAGGAATTACAAAAAGTACAGGAGGACTTATTACTACCCATGTACTTATGGCAATAGCTATAAACTTTTTTTCAGCAAGTCAGCATATGGCAATTATATTTTCAGGAAGAATGTTAGCTCCAAGTTATAAAGAAAAGGGAATTCAGCCATCTGTATGTTCAAGAGTTTGTGAAGACAGTGCTACTGTGACATCTCCTTTGGTACCTTGGGGATTATGCGGTTTGTTTTTTACAGGAGCATTAGGTGTAAGTACATTTGAATATGCTCCATATACATTCCTTGCTTTTCTGGCGCCACTTATTACAATAGTTTATGGTTGGACAAATAAATTTATTTTTAAAACAGAAAAATAATAAGGTGGTATTTAGAATGGTAAATAGAAAAGAAAGTCTTGATTTATTAAAAAAATTAATAAGTATAAAAAGCAATTATTTTCATGAAAAAGAAATAATGGAGTATTGTTATGATTGGTTTAAGAATAATGATATGAATATTTCATATCATTATTATACAGATAATAAAGTAACTGATTTTAGCGGGATAAATATAATAGGAGAGATGAAAGGGAGTGAAGAAGGACCTGTACTTCTCATAAATGGACACCTTGATACTGTAGAAGAGTGCACTGGCTGGAGTAAAAATCCCTATATCCCCCTTGAAGAAGATGGAAAACTCTATGGATTAGGAGCACTTGATATGAAATCAGGGTGTGCTGCTGCTATGATAGCACTTAGAGAATTTAAAAAAAATATAATGAATTTTAAAGGAAAAATAATATATTCTTTTGTTTCTGATGAAGAAGGACCATATGGACTGGGAACAAATTTTATTCTGAATGATGGCTTAATAAATGAAAGTGATATAGCAATAGTGACAGAACCAAGCAGTGGTTTTCTTCGTATGAAAGAACCTGTCATATGTCTAGGTGCAAGGGGAGGTTATGGATACAGCATTAAAATATATGGAAAATCAAGTCATGCTGCAACTCCTGAATATGGGATAAATGCTGTAGATGAAGCAGGAAAACTTATTGTTGAACTCAGTAAAGCTATTCCAGTGTATGATGAAAAACTTGGACATTCAAGCCATTGTGTAATTGAAATAGAAGGGGGGGGAGCAGCCTGCTCAGTTCCTGATAATGCAGAAGTAAAAATATTCAGACATATAGTACGTGGAGAAAACAAAAATACTATAAAAAAAGAGATAGATGAAGCTGCTATAAGATGTGGATTAAAAGGGCGATATGAAGTAATATTCCGTGAAGCTCCGCTTGAAAATGCAGATGGATTTATGCCATATGTTGTAGATGAAAAATTATTAGAAATAGAAATCTTAAAAGATTCTATAAAAAAAATAACTTCTAAGGAAGCAGAGATAAAATATTTTTCAAGTATTGGGGATTTTAATTCTATAGCCTCTAAACTGAATATTCCTGTTATTATATATGGAGCATCAGGAGATAATTTTCATGGGAGCGATGAAGCAGTAGATATAAAAAGTTTTTATGAAACAGTAGAAGTTCTTTATGATTTTCTTGTTAAATATTTAGCTATACCAAAATAATATTTATAGCTATTTAGAAATTTAGAACTTGATTTCAATAGAAAATGAAAATATAAATTGACAGTTTTTTCATAGCTTTTTCATGAAAGTATTATTGTATATGATATAATAGAGAAAAAAGAAAAGGTGGTTAGTATATGGAGAAAAAAGATATCTCTCTGCTTTTATACAATGGAACTATTTATTCTATGGAGAACAAAATATACAACTGGGTAGCTGTAAAAGATGGAAAAATCTATAAAACTGGATGTAGTGATGAATATAAATCTCTATTGAAACTTACAAAAAAATCTGTTAATTTAAAAGGAAAAACAGTTCTTCCAGGGTTTTATGATTGTCATGTTCATTTAGTACAGACAGGAATAAATATACTTTTTGGAGTAGATTTAAGTGAAGCATCTACTATAATGGAAGTATTGGAATTGATAAAAAAGAAAGCAGATACTCTTAAAGAAGGAGAATTAGTACAGGGAGTAAGATTTAATATCAGTAATATAAAAGAGAATAGGTATCCTACTAGAAAAGAATTAGATAAGATTGTTCCTAATAACCCTGTATGGTTGAATAGTATTGAATATCATACTAGTGTTATAAATTCAATGGCTTTATTACAGCTGAATCTTCCTTATGATATAGAGGGAATGCCAAGAGATGAGAGAAATCTTCCATTAGGAATATTAAGTGGAAAAGCTGGAGCCTTTGTAAAGAATAGAATATCACAGAAAATAGATGACAGAATGAGAGAAAAAGCAGTTGAAAAGGCTCTTTGTACAGCCAGTTATAATGGAGTAACTACTATTCATGCTATGGAAGGGGGTTATAGTTTTAATAATAGAGATGCTGAATTTATTTTGAAAAATAAAGATAAATTTGAACAGGATATTCTTCTTTTTTTTCAGACTATTGATATAACTAAAGCTTATACTCATGATTTGAAAAGATTGGGAGGGGATATTTTTATAGATGGATCTTTTGCATCTAAAACTGCTGCTATTTCCAAGTCATATAAAAGAGAAAAGGATAATTTTGGAAAGTTATATTATAATCAGCATGAATTAAATGCCTTTGCTGAAGAAGCAGTAAAAAATGATATTCAGATAGCTTTTCATGCTATAGGTGACAGAGCTATTGAACAAGCATTAAATGCTATAGAATTTGCACAAAAGAAAAAAAATAGAAGGTCTTTCCGAAATAGAATAGAACATTTTGAACTAGCTACTGATGCACAAATAAAAAAAGTAAAG
Above is a genomic segment from Fusobacterium sp. containing:
- a CDS encoding DUF6138 family protein, yielding MEGKVKAVTDKMIEIFELHEKEIREAIEKKETLPKDKFMPGWSKGIHFSWYHYKAQPEYNTQESNEITCFFEFNGIHVSHHRMKEQTDIDLKFLTSEIFKNDIVPTIQKWLQNKVDNESYGGLYNATFGITVTLSVSRDPLPTDAPHMQGQVWEQARITARDEKRLNKRKELIYNFIKNEEYKTADITEIDNSLVPICSVAVQDFLEEFGKDYLKEFFTALVEQAKKARFSSTMTDLIYGFANGAAILTQVNENHTPNDEELALACWLSMMMLIHGTDKYEKQYGRDYLKKAGELGYKEAKNILKFGTGQIPADTVQYKDKYVTCLGNDIDKVIDLKIKEECEEAYKAMIEFIIRLIKAGFPNEYSIKFNSKIKEFLPIPDLKKTKANIFWNNCAKYPALYPLMKEYVHTIMDSYDYYSDADSEEAVPVGGYAVFALGLADISNGDIVQEFMEQNDSEHSISPSWFVGEYIDKFGITSENIPVVIACLINSNNHGYKGSNFDGLNNPDILSKFVEELENSEISSYSIYEIIESIWGGEDELKEAIDEASKVNQQYLQKILTLSEDNEEE
- the nhaC gene encoding Na+/H+ antiporter NhaC, producing the protein MNKKIEKRPSFFAAMFVFLFLIFAMAAQIFIIKNNDIAHITLLGVTVVTVIVAFISGFTWEDIQAGIMHGANLAMIPALILILVGVVVAAWIPAGTIPSIIYYGLKILNPKIFLFTVCLICCIASLSTGSSWTTGATVGVAFMGIGMGLNIPPAMTAGAVISGAIFGDKMSPMSDSTNLAAAVAEADLFDHIKSMMYSTGPAIIISLILYFFLGMKFSGDIDSSQIDLITTGLKENYFISPIAFLPMVIVIILAVKKVNGLAVMAIAGLLGGFFAITFGGYGIGEIMNAMDFGFVSKTGIGEVDRLLSRGGMQSMMWTTSLGLIALSLGGLFEKTYILDVLLGRLKGITKSTGGLITTHVLMAIAINFFSASQHMAIIFSGRMLAPSYKEKGIQPSVCSRVCEDSATVTSPLVPWGLCGLFFTGALGVSTFEYAPYTFLAFLAPLITIVYGWTNKFIFKTEK
- a CDS encoding M20 family metallopeptidase — encoded protein: MVNRKESLDLLKKLISIKSNYFHEKEIMEYCYDWFKNNDMNISYHYYTDNKVTDFSGINIIGEMKGSEEGPVLLINGHLDTVEECTGWSKNPYIPLEEDGKLYGLGALDMKSGCAAAMIALREFKKNIMNFKGKIIYSFVSDEEGPYGLGTNFILNDGLINESDIAIVTEPSSGFLRMKEPVICLGARGGYGYSIKIYGKSSHAATPEYGINAVDEAGKLIVELSKAIPVYDEKLGHSSHCVIEIEGGGAACSVPDNAEVKIFRHIVRGENKNTIKKEIDEAAIRCGLKGRYEVIFREAPLENADGFMPYVVDEKLLEIEILKDSIKKITSKEAEIKYFSSIGDFNSIASKLNIPVIIYGASGDNFHGSDEAVDIKSFYETVEVLYDFLVKYLAIPK
- a CDS encoding amidohydrolase — its product is MEKKDISLLLYNGTIYSMENKIYNWVAVKDGKIYKTGCSDEYKSLLKLTKKSVNLKGKTVLPGFYDCHVHLVQTGINILFGVDLSEASTIMEVLELIKKKADTLKEGELVQGVRFNISNIKENRYPTRKELDKIVPNNPVWLNSIEYHTSVINSMALLQLNLPYDIEGMPRDERNLPLGILSGKAGAFVKNRISQKIDDRMREKAVEKALCTASYNGVTTIHAMEGGYSFNNRDAEFILKNKDKFEQDILLFFQTIDITKAYTHDLKRLGGDIFIDGSFASKTAAISKSYKREKDNFGKLYYNQHELNAFAEEAVKNDIQIAFHAIGDRAIEQALNAIEFAQKKKNRRSFRNRIEHFELATDAQIKKVKKLNIILSMQPIFETVFGQKNGLYEKRLVKSYSDNSNRFKKIVDEGIIIIGGSDSDVCEINPILGIHSAVNHPKNKSSVSVLEAVNMFTVNAAYASFEENEKGSIKNGKIADMVVIDRNIFQIDKKDIKDAKVKMTIKDGNIIYDNF